The following coding sequences lie in one Capsicum annuum cultivar UCD-10X-F1 chromosome 5, UCD10Xv1.1, whole genome shotgun sequence genomic window:
- the LOC107870218 gene encoding UDP-glucuronic acid decarboxylase 6 produces MASNGDNASAKPPPEPSPLRKAKFFQANMRILVTGGAGFIGSHLVDRLMQNEKNEVIVVDNYFTGSKNNLKQWFGHPRFELIRHDVTEPLLIEVDQIYHLACPASPIFYKYNPVKTIKTNVIGTMNMLGLAKRVGAKILLTSTSEVYGDPLVHPQEESYWGNVNPIGVRSCYDEGKRVAETLMFDYHRQHGIEIRIARIFNTYGPRMNIDDGRVVSNFIAQAIRDEPLTVQLPGTQTRSFCYVSDMVDGLIRLMEGDSTGPINIGNPGEFTMLELAENVKELINPDIQIIKVENTPDDPRQRKPDITKAKSLLGWEPTVKLRDGIPLMEDDFRVRLAIPRRN; encoded by the exons ATGGCTTCCAATGGAGACAATGCATCTGCAAAACCACCTCCTGAACCATCACCGTTGCGAAAAGCAAAATTTTTCCAG GCCAACATGAGAATTTTGGTGACCGGTGGTGCTGGATTTATTGGTTCTCACCTCGTTGACAGGCTGATgcaaaatgaaaagaatgag GTGATTGTTGTGGATAACTACTTCACTGGATCAAAGAATAACCTAAAGCAATGGTTTGGCCATCCAAGATTTGAGTTAATTCGTCATG ATGTTACTGAGCCACTActgattgaagttgaccaaatTTATCATCTTGCTTGCCCCGCTTCCCCAATCTTTTACAAATACAATCCTGTTAAG ACGATTAAGACAAATGTCATTGGCACAATGAATATGTTGGGACTTGCCAAGAGAGTCGGGGCAAA GATTTTACTGACATCAACTTCGGAGGTTTACGGAGATCCACTTGTTCACCCTCAAGAAGAGAGCTATTGGGGCAATGTCAACCCAATTG GAGTACGGAGCTGTTACGATGAGGGGAAAAGAGTAGCTGAGACTTTGATGTTTGATTATCACAGGCAGCATGGAATAG AAATAAGAATTGCTAGAATCTTCAACACGTATGGTCCACGAATGAACATAGATGATGGCCGTGTTGTCAGCAATTTCATTGCCCAGGCAATTCG TGATGAACCCTTGACTGTTCAGCTGCCTGGAACACAAACACGGAGCTTTTGTTATGTTTCCGACATG GTTGATGGTCTTATTCGTCTGATGGAGGGAGATAGTACTGGACCAATTAACATCGGTAATCCAG GTGAATTCACAATGCTCGAACTTGCTGAGAACGTGAAGGAG CTTATCAATCCAGACATACAGATTATCAAGGTGGAAAATACACCGGATGATCCTCGTCAGAGAAAGCCAGACATCACCAAGGCAAAATCACTACTAGGATGGGAACCAACGGTCAAATTGCGCGATGGTATTCCCCTTATGGAGGACGATTTCCGTGTCAGGCTTGCAATCCCCAGAAGGAATTGA